atgtgtgcaaCAGAAGAAGTTACATTAAAGAAGTATTATGTCAAAGATATTCTGATGTTTTGGTGAAAATGAGTGcagtttttgtttcagtttaaacCTACTGTCACGTCACAATGAACAATGATCTCGAGTTTGGCATTTTGGACGTCACCATTTAGGgattttttggagccagaagttACCATATTTGGATGAGAAACGagaaactaaaatatgtttgtggtAACATCTATGGAGAGAACAGAATCTGGATTCACATATGATCAGCACTGCCTGGTTTGACAATTTGATCTCTGTGTCGAGGTGGACTTGATGAATGaatgggaccataatttacaaaatcaACATCACACGCATGGAAGAAGACTTAAAACTAGAGACTGAAGCCGTAAACTAATGAGGAAACTGTTaactgaggtaataaatcaactGAAAAGTCAGCTCATCTCTACATAAAGCACAATACAATCTGACTTCTTTTTGCAGCCAGTGGACGTGCCCCCTGATGGCCATTAAATTAAACTGCagtcacttcacttcacagactcACTAATTATATCCCACCGAGGCTTCAATTATATACCATCGGGGGCAAAGGGAGTGACTTGCTGATTACAGATTCACAGATTTTTGTGGAAAGGTTGGTCGTGAGCCGACGGACAGCTGATTAAATGTTGGAGTCAactgggaaaaaaggagagtgCGTTAACTTTAAAATGGATTCACGTAACATGAGGTTGCGTGAATGAAGTTTGACTGACTACAAACCTTTAACAGCAATCAGAACTTAATTATTCGTCGTTGTCTTAGTTGGAGTAACACAGTTTGAGAACTAACAGGTTGTAGTTTTGAGTTTTAGCAGCGATCACCaaataaaaaagagataaagagagagaacgaAGGTCAGGGCTGTTTAATAGCTTATTTAGATGTTCACATTGATCTGTCCAcatagacagtgtgtgtgactgtgctcCACAGCCGCTTTATCATCATCGTTACAGTTTCTTGTTGAAACCATCAGAGTTtccagcaggaaaaaaaacaaaaaaaaacgttaaagtTGGACGGACGttctgttgtctctgttttatttacttccATCCGTCCCCGCAGAGTACAAAACTCCTCGTAAAATAACTGTTATAGACATTATCTTTGAACGGCACACAGGCCGCGTCACATTCCTGTGTCTGCAGAGTGTTAACACTGTTAGGTTTCATTACACAATGAGGTACTTTTGAAAAGCGTGTCagtaaaaagacaacaaaaaaaaaaagagtagtcGATGACAGCAGGAGAGTTGTAAACTAAAGATAATCCTGGCTTTAATTGGCTAAGAGAAAGTTGCTGCTGTTGGAGCTTCCTTTCTGAGTCTCCGTGACCAGGTGATGGAGTTTCTTTGACAGCGCCACCTGGTGGAAGAGAACGCCACAGATAAGAAATCAAAAAACATTTGGGGCTTCTGCGtctgtgttctgtctttgtgtatCCAGTCcagattctgtgtgtgtgagactcaCTGTGTAAGAGTCTGGCTCATGCAGCCTCTTGTGTCGAGGGTGCACAGTCTGCAGGGAGCTCTGGACCTTTGCTCTAGTTTCTGCAGCGCTGCACAGAGGGTGTGTGACCTAGAAAGAGTGGGACACACACACCGAGAAAGATTAGACTCCTACACCGTCCTGCAGTATTGTCTTCTTTTGTACGGTTCAGAAAATAGTTATGaaggggcggcgtttagctcagctGACATTAACAAACCCCCCAAACATCCCTGAACTTGCTGCTTTCAAGTGTGTTCATGTAATGAgtgtagagagacagagagagagggagaatgaggTTGAATCCAAATTGCAGACTTCATGGGTGTGTCCTCCCCATGAAGCCCAGAGTGTCTACTGCAAGTCCACAAGAGTCCCGACAGACCTTTTGCGATAAGCCACAAAGTAGTTCATGTTGTGAGGATTTCAggtctgtcctcacctgtcctttGATAAACACTTCCTGGCGCAGACAGGTGACCTGAGCTGGAGTGACTGAGGCAGGGGAGTCATTAGATCCCAGAGGGTAGCAGCTCAGAGAGACTCCTGCCACCGGAGGAGACTCCACAGCGAGACACACCAGGTCGAGAAAAGGATGGCCTGCAAACAGgggaggaaacagagggaaGTACGTAAACAAACAGGTAACCGATGAAACATGAGCACACTGAGGTGTTTTAGAGTTTAGAGTGTCCCGCTGAATCAGAGTGACCAAGGACGTCAGGGCTCATGGTCAGACAGCTACAGGTGGAGTACAGAAGATAAATGAAATGACCATCCTGTCCTGGGTTGGCGGGTGGGGAAGACGGTCAGTGTTTGttacagacaacaacagaagacTGTTTACTGTCAACTGAACTGGGCCTCAAACTAATGGTACCACTGACGGTACGTgacctccctctagtggtaaaCAGAAGaatgattaattcatttaaaaacatatgaaaccatattaaaataagtttttcatttcctgtaatattttgttttaatatcagcCTGTTAAGAAATTAATCTGAAATTAAAGTAGTGGAGATGAATTCTCACCCTCAGCGTCAACCAGCCTGTACACGCTTTTCCTCCCAGGCACAGTGCTCTTCTTTGGGTCCTCGCTGATCTTCATCCTGGGCCTCCCCCTCACCTCCAccagctaacacacacacacacacacacacagaaatggcaCCATACACATGTTAACATGAGAGGAGACGTGAGTTGGGGGCGTTTAGACGTGCTCTTTTGTCCTTTTACCTTATACACACAGCCCAGCGAGGGCTGCTTTGTGCAGGTGACCAGATGTGTTCCAACACCGACCACGTCGATCTCGTTCTCCTGAAACAGCGATTCACAGAACATCAGGGGGAAGGAAGCTGAAGGCAGAGAGGACGACACTGTTCGTGTTCAGTTCATTTACCATCTTGTTAAGCTCGTCCATGCTTTGCTCTGAGATGTTATTGGTCCCAACGATGATCAGCGAATCGAAGGCAGAGGTGGAGAAACTGAAGAACAAAAGGAGGTTTGAAAAGGAACAGACATATtgatgcacacgcacacacacacacactcactgctctCTGCAGAGTCTGAACACACGTCGAACATCAACCGACTGCCTGCAGAGGTCCCCGCTGTCCAGACGAACTCCTACAGGCCTGTAGCCGAGTTCACACAGCGCCAAGGCCACAGCGCAGAAGTTCAACAGCCCACTACTGAAATCACACGAATCATCATCCAATACACGtgatattaataaaacatgtcctgtcattaatgaaaagaaatgagtTTAACTGATCAATCAACAACTGTATCACAGATTCACCCCGACCCTGACTGAACACGACCGACACCTGCTAGTAAAAGTTATTCTTAATGTTTGTCACCGGGTAAAATTTGTCAcctgttatgaatattatattctgtaaacacaGCCCCCCAAATATGACACATCTGATCGACACAACATCACTAGTTACCAGCCAACACTGTAGCTGTCGATCACAGGGAGGAAGTTCTGAGGGTAGGTGATGGCGTAGGACAAGAAGCCAGCCAACTCGCCCTCGCGGATCTTCCCAGGCTCCGCCCTCAGGAGCTCACACACGCGACTCAGCCAGCCCTTCGTCAACGAAATGAAGTCGACGGGATCGGGGTCCCCGTTCAGTGCCACTAGAGTCTGagcagaaacataaaacattgaCATTTAAGCTGCGTGTTACATCTAAATGATCCAGGTGATcactgacagaaatgttttctcatgGAGACTGAGCTCTAAACTTACAAACTAAATGACGTGTGTGTTGGTCTTATTAGTTATTGTAAATGATCTAAATTAAAAGATGTTGCATGAGTACTCACTTGTGGCCAGACCTCCTCCAGGGAGGTGAAGGAAGTAACATACGAGTGTGCCATCGTCCCTGCGACAGGGATCCCAAACAGGAAACCAGCCTGAACGTTACTGGTGAGATCGAACCCTGGAAGGCAGATCAGGTAGTGTCAGTCTGTGGGTGTGTCAACATTACCGAGACACACTGAGCCCGAGGCAACACACCTGTAGAGTTCATTTCAGGGCCTCTAGAAAAAGAATTTGCTGCGAACACTTCTGTTGATTTAAAATAACTAATTGTAGCTAACGCGAATACAAACATGGAGAAGAACTGAGTGAACATGAATGTTTAGACAGACCACACAGCGTTCACCTCCAATGTGTGTGTATCGCGAGGCGGTGAGCCCTCCATCCGGTCCCTGAGCCCTCCTGAGGCCCATCTCCAGAAGCCTCCTGCTGGGACCGGCCGCCAGTCGGAAACGTGCAGCGTTACTGCACACCAGACTgacagcagagaagagagagagggaaaaaagctGTTTCACGTGTTATAGAGTGATAGATATATAGAGTGAGCCAATAGAGTGATATAAAATGCAAAACTGTGGCCAACCGACTTATGATTATGAaggttaatttatttattattctacaATACAGGGTTGTACAACAACATCCAGCTGACAAGGAGTATTTTATTGCAGTGAGTCCTTTTACATACAGGATTGCTACATTATTACTATTCTATATCATActatttatataaactacactCAACTGAATCAATGGAAAATACAATTAACTATAATTGTACCTATATGATTATAAGACACGATTAAATTGAAATGAAGCGGTCAGCACGCCGTTCAAAGATTGCTCCTCCTGCCCAGCTCATGGTTGAGCGAGCTGGAGAGTGAATGACGAGAGTGAGCAGTGTCAGCGAGAACACACTTGGGGTAGCACACTGGGCGACTGGTGGGAACACGCTCTCTATAACGTACACGTAaacagatttagatttttttatgtgactaaaacatgtttttcttctgtgttggtcctcctctctctgaccGCCGTCTGCTGTGACTAACACACTGACTGAGAAGTTTTACCTCATTCAAACTCTCCCTGAGTAAAGGACCTGAATATTTCTACCTGCATGACAAACCGAGCCGGTTCAAGTTTCTCTAatatgaggatttgctgctttttttctgtttaattatcactgtaaaatgatttgtttttgactttttgtttttttgttatttgtgcaGCCTGGACTAAAGTTAGAAACAGCAGTAGAGAGAGCTTGTCATCAAACCTGTAATGTCACTTGACTGCTAGGTCGTTTTAGTTCAGGTATGTTGAGCGgatcatctgttttttctgtgtgtgtgtgtgtgtgtgtcagttgttACCTGGCGTAGTTAACAAGACACAGTAAACTGGTCTCCAGCAGCTGAACCACAGCCAGTGGACCTGCCACCTCCATCAGAGGCacctgcagatgtttcacacatgcagcacaaGTTACTCCCTCCGACCCCCCTACAAACAGACCCtatgtgacctttgaccttcagcTCACCCTCGCAAACACCACAGTTCCCTCTGGGACGGAGCGGAGTGTGACGCCGGAGCAGTCCAGGCCTCGCAGGAATTTGAAGAAGTCTGGGTCGGTGGCCGGGGGCAGGACGGAGCGCAGGAACTCCACATCTGGATCAGCATGtcattagcacacacacacacatgtgctgtTATACAAACATGTGTCGATCACGTGCCTTCCCtttccctcccacacacactaaatCTAATAACTTTCTGTACAGTTAATCTAATCCGGCAGCTAACACACTTCTCTGGTGCGACTGGTGAACAAAACATGCTGAGTGTGGCCGTAACAGCTGGTTACAATAGTGGAAAGTAACTTAGTACTTCATTTAAGTACAATTtaggtacttttactttagttgAACACTTTAAGATTCTTATATTACTCTATTAAGATCCTTTACTTAACAAAAAATACCAATTCAACCATGTTAAATATTCACAAATCCTACTTAAGTACTTAACCGACCCTGGTACATGTACTTAAGTCGAGTATTTACCAGTTCAGAGTGACatattctacttttttcttcactacatttatttatttgacagattcaactttaaaggtcccatatttacacttttattacttttatttgaagttttgataTCCAAGAGAacatatgtttgttgttttaatcatcaaggaataaaaaaaacatgctcctctctccttgtaTATTAATAAACCTCTCTTATGATTGGCTGAGTGACACATGGCCAACCACAGATATTGCATCCTAACTGGACAGTGGGTCTGGGTGGGCTGTAGGTACAGTCTGTGTTAGGTactctctgtgatgtcacccacaggtttctgaaggaCTGTTGTGAAACTAAGTGTGGCGGCTCTGGCTGTCTCTATCTTgtacggtgttcattttaggacatcctcaggTCTCAGACTCAAacgaaaaggcatcagagtcgcagtctcagaaaaacctttgtcatcttcagACAAAACGGCCTCGTCCTCACATGAAACGTCgtttgagtctgacacctgagtctcagatctgaggatgtcctaaaatgaacaccgtaGTCTTGACGTCCTTgacgtggagcgtgggtggagctgaggcgggttGAATGAAATCTGGAAACAATCTAACCGGTCGTGGATGACTACACCTGACAGGAAGCAGCTACACCTTTAATGactcataactttaagccttaatataacctgaacaggtgagttgtatataaattcaccctcagtacagttgtcatggacggggaaattagctacagagaccaaaactgttttttgtaccaggctgtaaacatgtttatttccgctggttaacatggggacttatggagactgactctcTTCTGGatccagcttcaagtggacgtttgaggaactgcattttacagaagtgagtttgtgtttaaacagcACTTAGATCTATACACACTATAGGACCTTTAAAACGTGTTAGATAACAGTGAAAGGGGGCGCAGCCCTGTCCACATAACAA
Above is a window of Larimichthys crocea isolate SSNF chromosome XVII, L_crocea_2.0, whole genome shotgun sequence DNA encoding:
- the naprt gene encoding nicotinate phosphoribosyltransferase, producing MSQRSRHQSTWNQGLDNMAAPSGNTRGVMERSIRDRAPPLLTDLYQFTMAYAYWRAGRHQEPAVFELFFRDNPFGGGFSLFAGLHDCLLFLRSFHFTDEDVEFLRSVLPPATDPDFFKFLRGLDCSGVTLRSVPEGTVVFARVPLMEVAGPLAVVQLLETSLLCLVNYASLVCSNAARFRLAAGPSRRLLEMGLRRAQGPDGGLTASRYTHIGGFDLTSNVQAGFLFGIPVAGTMAHSYVTSFTSLEEVWPQTLVALNGDPDPVDFISLTKGWLSRVCELLRAEPGKIREGELAGFLSYAITYPQNFLPVIDSYSVGCSGLLNFCAVALALCELGYRPVGVRLDSGDLCRQSVDVRRVFRLCREHFSTSAFDSLIIVGTNNISEQSMDELNKMENEIDVVGVGTHLVTCTKQPSLGCVYKLVEVRGRPRMKISEDPKKSTVPGRKSVYRLVDAEGHPFLDLVCLAVESPPVAGVSLSCYPLGSNDSPASVTPAQVTCLRQEVFIKGQVTHPLCSAAETRAKVQSSLQTVHPRHKRLHEPDSYTVALSKKLHHLVTETQKGSSNSSNFLLAN